From Candidatus Polarisedimenticolia bacterium, one genomic window encodes:
- a CDS encoding universal stress protein, whose protein sequence is MSLPVAPEGIRVESIFHPSDFSEASEVAFAHALKLALVTGAALRIMHVDPGHATHWQDFPGVRGTLERWKLIPPGSPKSAVEDLGIDVRKVLASSSHPVEACLGFLATHPADLIVLAVHQREGSMRWLGKSVGGKVARKAGEVTLFIPHGVPGFVSPRDGSVSLRSILIPVTSKPRPQPSLEAAARLIRNLQLPSGIITLMHVGAPGDMPSMHPREVPGWEWKQRTEGGEPAETILRVADEVGADLIMMTTDGPDGFLDGLRGTTSERVLRKARCPVANLPVGSQLTG, encoded by the coding sequence ATGAGTCTACCCGTTGCGCCCGAGGGAATAAGAGTCGAGTCGATTTTCCACCCCTCCGATTTCTCGGAGGCGAGCGAGGTGGCCTTCGCGCACGCCTTGAAGCTGGCCCTGGTGACCGGCGCCGCCCTGCGAATCATGCACGTCGATCCCGGTCATGCCACCCACTGGCAGGATTTCCCGGGAGTACGCGGGACTCTGGAGCGCTGGAAGCTGATCCCGCCGGGAAGCCCGAAGAGCGCCGTTGAGGACCTCGGAATCGACGTGCGCAAAGTGCTGGCGTCGAGCAGCCACCCCGTGGAAGCCTGCCTCGGGTTTCTGGCGACCCATCCCGCCGACCTGATCGTCCTGGCGGTCCACCAGCGGGAGGGAAGCATGCGCTGGCTGGGAAAGTCCGTGGGCGGGAAGGTTGCCCGGAAAGCCGGGGAAGTCACTCTTTTCATTCCGCACGGCGTGCCGGGATTCGTTTCTCCTCGAGACGGCTCGGTGTCCCTCCGGAGCATCCTGATCCCGGTCACGAGCAAGCCACGACCCCAGCCCTCACTGGAGGCGGCCGCCAGGCTCATCCGCAACCTCCAGCTGCCTTCAGGCATCATCACGCTGATGCACGTAGGAGCGCCGGGAGACATGCCTTCGATGCACCCTCGCGAAGTTCCCGGCTGGGAGTGGAAGCAGCGGACCGAAGGGGGCGAGCCGGCGGAAACGATCCTGCGGGTCGCCGATGAGGTGGGCGCCGACCTCATCATGATGACCACCGACGGGCCGGATGGCTTCCTCGACGGCCTGCGAGGAACCACTTCGGAACGAGTGCTCCGAAAGGCACGCTGCCCGGTCGCCAACCTGCCGGTCGGATCCCAGCTCACCGGTTGA
- a CDS encoding phosphodiester glycosidase family protein, with amino-acid sequence MRRIPLVAAACFGILAPAPDTGAKTESSMGRWKRLEPGLEMGTFPAPRPSVTGDSTIRILRIDPERFDLRLANASAPGEGKLLTARQWCERQNLVAAINASMYQTDYKTSVSLMRSEGHVNNPRVSKDNSILAWGPKNPDLPKVMMIDRQKDDFERLKDLYRSLVQNIRVISWDGINVWQQQARRWSNALVGVDDEGRLLFIHVRSPYSVHDLAEMLLGLPIGIARAMYVEGGAQAQLYVGSKHESLELTGIPEGFDADDQAARSAWPIPNVIGIIRRSETERREAGK; translated from the coding sequence ATGCGCCGCATCCCCCTCGTCGCCGCCGCCTGCTTCGGAATCCTCGCTCCGGCACCCGACACCGGCGCGAAGACGGAATCCTCGATGGGGCGCTGGAAACGGCTGGAGCCCGGGCTCGAGATGGGAACCTTCCCGGCTCCCCGTCCCTCCGTAACGGGCGATTCCACCATCCGGATCCTGCGCATCGATCCCGAGCGCTTCGATCTGCGCCTGGCGAACGCCTCGGCCCCCGGGGAAGGGAAGCTCCTGACGGCCCGCCAGTGGTGCGAGCGGCAGAACCTGGTGGCGGCAATCAACGCCAGCATGTACCAGACCGACTACAAGACCAGCGTGAGCCTGATGCGCAGCGAGGGACACGTCAACAACCCGCGCGTGAGCAAGGACAACTCCATTCTCGCCTGGGGGCCGAAGAATCCCGATCTCCCGAAGGTCATGATGATCGACCGGCAAAAGGACGACTTCGAGCGCCTCAAGGATCTCTATCGCTCGCTGGTCCAGAACATCCGGGTCATCTCCTGGGATGGGATCAATGTCTGGCAGCAGCAGGCGCGGCGCTGGAGCAACGCGCTCGTCGGCGTCGACGACGAGGGGCGGCTGCTCTTCATCCATGTCCGCTCCCCTTATTCGGTGCACGACCTGGCCGAGATGCTGCTGGGCCTCCCGATCGGGATCGCCCGGGCGATGTACGTGGAGGGAGGGGCGCAGGCGCAGCTCTACGTCGGCAGCAAGCACGAATCCCTGGAGCTGACGGGGATCCCCGAGGGATTCGACGCCGACGATCAGGCGGCCCGCTCGGCCTGGCCGATTCCGAATGTCATCGGCATCATCCGGCGATCCGAGACGGAGCGGCGCGAAGCGGGGAAGTGA